In a genomic window of Cryptococcus deuterogattii R265 chromosome 12, complete sequence:
- a CDS encoding aspartate aminotransferase mitochondrial — MLTHSSKYFLTRSAVVSKVFPVAAARRAGSTWTNVPAGPPDPILGVTEKFKADKSPKKINLGVGAYRDGSGKPYVLPTVKKAEKVLAEAMQDKEYLPITGLADFTKLAAELAYGKDSKPLVENRLAITQSISGTGALRIGTAFLARWFPGAKTIYLPTPTWGNHIPISKDSGLEVKQYKYFDKETVGLDFEGMKADIKAAPEGSIILLHACAHNPTGVDPTEAQWKELSDIVKEKKHFPFFDMAYQGFASGDTLKDAFAVRYFVEQGHQLLLCQSFAKNMGLYGERVGAISFVCESPEEKARVDSQLKIIIRPMYSNPPVHGARLVSTILGSPELTKEWLVEVKGMADRIIEMRERLYNKLVELNTPGEWGHIKSQIGMFSFTGLKPEQVDKLAEKASIYLTRDGRISMAGLNSNNVDYFAESVSKAVKGTL; from the exons ATGCTCACCCACTCCTCGAAGTATTTCCTCACCAGATCCGCCGTTGTCTCCAAGGTTTTCCCCGTAGCCGCCGCCAGACGAGCCGGCTCTACTTGGACAAACGTCCCTGCTGG TCCTCCTGACCCTATCCTTGGTGTTACTGAAAAGTTCAAGGCTGACAAGTCTCCTAAGAAGATCAATCTTGGTGTCG GTGCTTAC CGAGATGGTTCAGGCAAGCCTTACGTCCTTCCTACCGTGAAGAAGGCCGAGAAGGTCCTCGCCGAAGCTATGCAGGACAAGGAGTACCTTCCCATCACTGGTCTCGCCGATTTCACTAAACTCGCTGCCGAGCTCGCCTACGGCAAGGACTCTAAGCCTCTTGTCGAGAACCGA CTTGCAATCACTCAGTCTATCTCCGGTACTGGTGCTCTCCGAATCGGTACCGCCTTCCTTGCCAGGTGGTTCCCGGGCGCCAAGACCATATATCTTCCCACTCCTACTTGGGGTAACCACATTCCCATTTCCAAGGACTCTGGTTTGGAGGTCAAACAGTACAA GTACTTCGACAAAGAGACCGTCGGCCTTGACTTTGAGGGAATGAAGGCCGACATCAAA GCCGCTCCCGAAGGCtccatcattcttcttcacgcTTGTGCTCAC AACCCCACCGGTGTCGACCCTACCGAGGCTCAGTGGAAGGAGCTTTCTGACAttgtcaaggagaagaagcacttccccttctttgacATG GCCTACCAAGGCTTTGCCTCTGGTGACACGCTCAAGGACGCTTTCGCCGTCCGATATTTCGTCGAGCAAGGTCACCAGCTCTTGTTGTGTCAATCTTTCGCCAAG AACATGGGTTTGTATGGTGAACGAGTTGGAGCCATCTCTTTCGTCTGTGAAAGCCCCGAGGAGAAGGCCAGGGTCGATTCTCAGTTGAAGATCATTATTCGACCTATGTACTCGAACCCTCCCGTCCA CGGCGCTCGTCTCGTCTCTACCATCCTTGGCTCCCCCGAACTCACCAAGGAGTGGCTTGTTGAAGTCAAGGGCATGGCTGACCGTATCATTGAGATGCGTGAGCGTCTTTACAACAAGCTTGTCGAGCTTAATACCCCTGGAGAGTGGGGCCACATCAAGTCTCAGATTGGCATGTTCTCCTTCACCGGTCTTAAGCCCGAGCAAGTCGATAAGCTTGCGGAGAAGGCGTCTATCTACTTGACCAGGGACGGACGTATTTCCATGGCTGGATTAAACTCCAACAATGTTGAT TACTTCGCCGAGAGCGTTAGCAAGGCTGTTAAAGGTACACTTTAA
- a CDS encoding kinetochore protein Spc7/SPC105 gives MSLATRSPRSRKSLSAFDTNININDNFTLLVTNKGKRRVVASMGGEGVKDMDAASLKADSFSLKSNPRRNVEPRKSILKSFSAPYIARQAEDETLDYTNSHQYAHTVAFGPLSNGNSDPASRNSRQSLGGRRVSFAPNAHVRMFERQVTKNPRASVGLSFTETSTPSLKSNHSRRSSILNIGSVSKPNIFASGIFQGEGEAQGEESMEIEDDKELSGVEVSERDEAQQEYNDGGTEGEESMEMEEEDMDITQQIYGGIVRRSSIAPSVAEPSELDAGADTEDESDSGQAHSHVEDEEKTMDFTIAVGGLLPHEAPATATRNRNSIGYSFPNPDGPALPNLMPGQADDHEIEYSMDETEAYGAIIGQDFSFSSGSEDTMGSRNGDKTMTFTYSHHTAPPSQINGDDGMDMTTSVGGIVSLPPVSPRPVVSDQTRPINGTPSFARPTVSSAQKSTASKRNVFAPSPSPLKSATPRKSGIQTAAEVAKRLSFGSVTSSGGRKRVREDSQEAEESVKKSRIEAAMEEVFGIPHHVSPFTKSENAEPPALVVHNTTPPSDPPQGTVMSARRSSLGTALRLSLPPQQEAEEQHEENAIELQRPMHEQLQDISLAAFLEIAGVQFMEGLPGLNRKRSSVAKEILGHSYANERDFALHEYTEAQVNSIFLNMYTWASNKLFQDIQTGDEEIAAVSARCDIDSPPVIQEYLAASDEDKQLFEMTFKSFKTNTHLKAKEMWYDWMWQLLETIKPDVETVLMGMKEDKKRLTAFEEQAAVLLPQLRARKTEVETKLVKERKAVAEIESCDQAELAAYKEAIAEQSAQITNFSSEVADLKDELAALTGKLEELNAKKHEYETAIAHAKGQCDQFTRSDAIRLQEERISLQHLHLWRPNKIRPERMELSYDEEILLSINCANYVPDISSASLEYLPERMQSSKRKCLGVRGESPTRCLFEVFKGAIGDVIKYKTWDLPSFVQQTGLLWSNAQRIRAELRYIGFHHPLFITYNPSTFLMSASVSIMVPQVKSKVLVWFDVDKSVVRGFPGSLGGVGVSVKRVYGQADANLLEQTARQTIEMSRPEACLGTFLQVCVEVGARYSN, from the exons ATGTCTCTAGCCACTCGCTCACCCCGATCTCGTAAATCCCTCTCGGCGTTCGATACAaacatcaacatcaacgACAACTTCACACTTCTGGTTACaaacaagggaaagaggagagttgTCGCTAGTATGGGTGGCGAAGGCGTCAAAGACATGGATGCTGCATCTTTAAAGGCTGATAGTTTCAGTTTGAAAAGCAATCCAAGGCGTAATGTA GAACCCAGAAAATCCATCCTTAAATCATTTTCGGCACCATATATTGCCCGCCAAGCAGAGGACGAGACATTAGACTATACTAATTCTCATCAATATGCCCATACAGTAGCTTTTGGGCCTCTGAGCAATGGGAACTCCGACCCAGCTTCGAGAAACTCGAGACAGAGTTTGGGCGGTAGGCGGGTCAGCTTCGCCCCCAATGCCCATGTTCG TATGTTTGAACGTCAAGTTACAAAAAATCCCCGGGCCTCGGTCGGTCTCTCCTTTACAGAAACTTCCACCCCTTCTCTGAAGTCGAATCATTCCCGTCGCTCATCAATCCTTAATATTGGCTCAGTATCAAAGCCTAACATATTTGCTTCGGGCATCTTCcagggagaaggggaagctCAAGGCGAAGAGTCgatggagattgaagatgataaggAGTTGAGTGGGGTTGAAGTGAGTGAGCGAGACGAAGCGCAGCAAGAGTATAACGATGGAGGTACAGAGGGCGAGGAGTCcatggaaatggaggaggaggacatGGACATTACTCAACAAATCTATGGCGGAATTGTCCGACGATCATCAATTGCTCCTAGCGTCGCCGAGCCTTCTGAGCTAGATGCCGGTGCCGACACAGAAGACGAGTCCGACAGCGGCCAAGCACATTCCCAcgtcgaggatgaggaaaagaccATGGACTTTACCATCGCCGTAGGAGGTCTCCTACCTCATGAGGCTCCAGCTACAGCAACTCGAAACCGAAACTCTATCGGTTATTCGTTCCCCAACCCTGATGGCCCAGCTCTCCCAAACTTAATGCCTGGTCAAGCTGACGACCATGAGATTGAATATTCCATGGACGAGACAGAAGCATATGGAGCCATTATAGGGCAGGACTTCTCATTCAGTTCCGGAAGCGAGGATACCATGGGCTCGAGGAACGGTGACAAAACTATGACTTTCACATACAGTCATCACACAGCCCCTCCTAGCCAGATCAATGGAGACGACGGTATGGATATGACTACTTCGGTAGGCGGCATAGTCAGTTTGCCTCCTGTATCACCAAGACCAGTGGTCTCCGATCAGACGCGGCCTATTAATGGcactccttcttttgctcgCCCAACTGTTTCGTCAGCACAGAAGTCTACAGCGAGTAAACGTAACGTCTTTGCTCCTTCACCAAGTCCACTTAAGTCGGCCACCCCTAGAAAGAGCGGTATTCAGACTGCTGCCGAAGTGGCAAAGCGCTTGAGCTTCGGCTCTGTCACTTCGAGCGGAGGCAGGAAACGTGTTAGGGAGGATAGTcaagaggcagaggaaagcgtgaagaagagtaggaTCGAAGCAGCAATGGAAGAAGTGTTCGGTATTCCTCACCATGTTTCACCTTTTACGAAATCAGAGAACGCAGAACCTCCTGCGCTTGTCGTTCACAACACCACACCTCCGTCTGATCCCCCTCAAGGAACAGTTATGTCCGCTCGTCGATCGTCCCTCGGCACAGCATTGCGTCTTTCTTTACCTCCGCAGCAGGAGGCTGAGGAACAACACGAAGAGAATGCTATTGAGCTCCAGCGACCTATGCACGAGCAACTTCAGGACATATCCCTGGCGGCATTTTTGGAAATTGCCGGTGTGCAATTTATGGAAGGGCTACCTGGGTTgaacaggaagaggagtagTGTGGCCAAGGAGATCTTGGGACATTCCTATGCCAATG AGAGGGACTTCGCACTTCATGAATACACGGAAGCACAGGTCAacagcatcttcctcaacatGTATACTTGGGCCTCAAATAAACTCTTTCAAGATATTCAGActggtgatgaggagatcGCTGCCGTCTCCGCACGATGTGATATTGACAGTCCCCCTGTAATCCAAGAATATCTTGCCGCATCGGATGAGGATAAGCAACTGTTCGAAATGACCTTCAAATCGTTCAAAACGAATACCCATTtgaaggcaaaggagatGTGGTACGATTGGATGTGGCAGCTGCTCGAGACTATCAAGCCAGATGTTGAAACAGTGTTAATGGGCATGAAAGAA GATAAAAAACGTTTAACTGCgtttgaagagcaagctgccgttcttcttcctcaactccGAGCAAGGAAGACCGAAGTCGAAACCAAGCTTGTCAAAGAGCGCAAAGCTGTTGCAGAAATCGAGTCATGTGACCAAGCAGAGCTGGCTGCATATAAAGAAGCTATAGCCGAGCAAAG CGCGCAAATCACGAACTTCAGCAGCGAAGTTGCAGACCTCAAGGATGAACTTGCTGCCCTTACAGGCaagttggaagagttgaatGCAAAGAAACATGAGTATGAAACAGCGATTGCGCATGCCAAGGGCCAGTGCGACCAGTTCACAAGATCGGATGCCATACGTCTGCAGG AGGAGAGGATTTCTTTacaacatcttcacctATGGCGCCCAAATAAGATCCGTCCCGAACGTATGGAGCTCAGCtatgatgaagaaatccttctttccatcaacTGCGCCAACTATGTCCCTGATATCTCTTCTGCAAGTTTGGAGTACCTTCCCGAACGAATGCAATCGTCCAAGCGAAAGTGTTTGGGCGTTAGAGGCGAGTCACCAACTAGATGTTTATTCGAGGTTTTTAAAGGTGCTATTGGGGACGTGATAAAGTATAAGACTTGggatcttccttct TTCGTTCAACAAACCGGCCTTCTCTGGTCTAATGCGCAACGAATCCGAGCTGAACTTCGTTACATTGGATTCCATCACCCGCTCTTCATCACATACAATCCCTCCACTTTTTTGATGTCTGCCAGCGTCAGCATTATGGTTCCACAAGTGAAGAGCAAGGTCCTCGTGTGGTTTGACGTTGATAAGAGTGTAGTACGTGGCTTCCCAGGAAGTCTGGGTGGTGTCGGGGTCTCAGTAAAAAGAGTTTACGGGCAAGCAGA TGCGAACCTGCTTGAGCAGACTGCACGGCAAACCATCGAGATGTCTAGGCCAGAAGCATGCCTGGGCACGTTCCTGCAAGTCTGTGTCGAAGTTGGTGCAAGATACTCCAATTAA
- a CDS encoding CMGC/CDK/CDK8 protein kinase, with the protein MDPMHLYRARRDKERRGVLKTYKILGFISSGTYGRVYKAVLLPPPKAASAKSALPSSTRAALSLPKDKLPSPSFTEDNDPLNNPEMCMRPGDRPAKTGDVFAIKKFKPDKEGDVLTYAGISQSGAREIMLNRELHHRNLVSLREVILEDKSIYMVFEYAEHDFLQIIHYHSQTARASIPPSTLRRLLHQLLCGVHFLHSNFVLHRDLKPANILVTSQGVVKIGDLGLARLWHKPLAQQGLYGGDKVVVTIWYRAPELILGAKHYTAAVDIWAVGCIYAELLSLRPIFKGDEAKMDGKKSLPFQRDQMGKICEVLGPVKPEQWPGIIHMPEYRTYQATGPYPHSNPLAPWYHARSSSSEGYDILTKMFEWDPSRRITAKNALRHPWFQEEGGVDTKSVFEGSSITYPTRRVTHEDNGDAKMGSLPQSMAGGRLPSSSNFRPASGNIVQPTVRKKARI; encoded by the exons ATGGACCCAATGCACCTTTATCGTGCAAGAAGGGataaggagagaagagg CGTCTTGAAGACATATAAGATTCTGGGTTTCATATCCTCCG GAACTTATGGCAGAGTCTACAAAGCTGTGCTTCTCCCACCACCTAAAGCAGCCTCTGCCAAAAGCGCCTTGCCCAGCTCGACTCGAGCAGCTTTATCATTACCTAAAGACAAATTACCATCGCCTAGCTTCACCGAAGACAATGATCCTCTCAATAATCCTGAAATGTGTATGCGCCCGGGCGATCGTCCCGCCAAAACGGGTGACGTTTTCGCGATAAAGAAATTCAAGCCTGATAAGGAAGGCGATGTGTTGACCTACGCCGGTATTAGTCAAAGTGGAGCAAGGGAAATCATG CTGAATCGTGAACTCCATCATCGCAATCTAGTATCTTTGCGTGAGGTCATATTAGAAGACAAGTCTATTTATATGGTTTTTGAATATGCGGAACATGATTTTCTA CAAATCATCCATTACCATTCTCAAACTGCTCGAGCTTCtattcctccttccacaCTTCgccgccttcttcaccagCTTCTCTGCGGAGTGCACTTTCTTCACTCTAACTTCGTGCTCCATCGTGATCTGAAGCCAGCTAATATTTTGGTTACTAGTCAAGGCGTTGTTAAGATTGGTGACCTTGGGTTAGCACGACTGTGGCATAAACCATTAGCGCAACAGGGCCTCTATGGCGGTGATAAGGTTGTGGTGACCATCTGGTACAGAGCGCCAGAGTTAATATTGGGGGCCAAACACTACACTGCCGCTGTCG ATATATGGGCGGTAGGCTGTATCTACGCCGAGCTGCTCTCTCTTCGCCCTATCTTCAAAGGCGATGAGGCAAAAATGGACGGCAAGAAGTCTTTGCCATTCCAGCGCGACCAGATGGGCAAAATCTGTGAAGTCCTTGGTCCTGTCAAGC CCGAACAATGGCCAGGTATAATTCACATGCCTGAATACCGTACGTACCAAGCCACCGGTCCTTATCCCCACTCCAACCCTCTTGCACCATGGTATCATGCCCGCTCAAGTTCGTCTGAGGGGTATGATATTCTCACAAAGATGTTTGAATGGGACCCATCTCGTAGGATAACGGCGAAGAATGCGTTAAGGCATCCTTGGTtccaggaagaaggaggagtcGATACAAA GAGTGTGTTCGAAGGCAGCTCGATCACATATCCCACAAGAAGAGTGACGCATGAGGATAATGGTGATGCTAAGATGGGATC TTTACCTCAATCCATGGCCGGAGGCAGGCTGCCTTCAAGTAGCAACTTCAGGCCCGCTAGTGGTAATATCGTCCAACCGACAGttaggaagaaggcaaggattTAA
- a CDS encoding phospholipase B produces the protein MSVITSTFALSLFAATALAIPPETPRIELQAERGLGDKSYAPWQVDCPTNVTWIRNATSGLGSGERAYIEAREKLVQPAIEHMMAARGLETPPRTPVIGVALAGGGYRAMLTGLGGIMSMMNESTEASESETGGWLEGVSYWSGLSGGSWATGTFMSNGGQLPTSLLENLWNIDSNLIFPDDDKVSFYTELYTETTAKSDLGFPTQITDLWGLAIGSHVLPEQYQLSNNPNLTFSSLPSVVAALGNASLPMPIIIAAEREAGELIIAENATVWEFTPYEFGSWAFGSQYKSPGAFTPIEYLGTSVNDGSPNGTCWKGFDQLSFVMGTSATLFNGAFLELNGTDSGLLASLITAFLAELGEDQADISRIPNTFSNYNSGENPIYNLTYITLVDAGETNQNVPLEPLLVPARVVDAIVAFDASYDTDYIWPNGTALRTTYERARVLAEHENTRVLMPEVPSMNGFVNGGYNSRPTFFGCNDTTTPLIIYVPSYPWSFAANTSTYQLSYETDEANQMLLNGMRSLTLNHSVPTWPTCFACALTDRSFMYTSENRSTTCQECFDTWCWAGDDNTTQPAKYEPVINSVPPWLIANNLSLGVANAPASNESTPGTASSDAAKIGVSVGIVALAAGLGLMF, from the exons ATGTCAGTCATCACGAGCACTTTTGCACTCTCATTGTTCGCCGCTACTGCTCTCGCCATTCCTCCCGAGACTCCGCGAATTGAGCTTCAGGCGGAGAGAGGTTTGGGTGACAAGTCCTATGCGCCTTGGCAAGTTGATTGCCCAACCAATGTTACGTGGATTAGAAATGCCACT AGTGGTTTAGGTTCCGGGGAACGAGCTTATATCGAGGCTCGTGAAAAGCTTGTCCAGCCTGCGATCGAACATATGATGGCTGCCCGAGGGCTCGAAACTCCTCCCCGGACACCTGTCATTGGTGTTGCCTTAGCCGGTGGTGGTTACCGTGCAATGCT TACTGGGTTGGGTGGTATTATGAGCatgatgaatgaaagcACCGAAGCGTCCGAAAGCGAGACTGGTGGTTGGCTTGAGGGCGTCAGCTACTGGTCTGGTCTGAGCGGTGGAAGTTGGGCAACTGGGACTTTTATGTCCAATGGGGGTCAGTTGCCCACCAGTCTTCTTGAAAAT CTTTGGAACATCGATTCcaacctcatcttccctgaTGATGACAAAGTTTCATTCTATACTGAACTTTACACTGAGACCACCGCCAAATCAGACCTCGGCTTCCCCACTCAAATTACTGATCTTTGGGGTCTTGCCATTGGCTCGCACGTTTTGCCCGAGCAATATCAACTCTCCAACAATCCTAACCTTACTTTTTCTAGTCTTCCctctgttgttgctgcatTAGGAAATGCAAGCTTGCCCATGCCTATCATCATTGCAGCTGA ACGAGAGGCCGGAGAGCTTATCATTGCGGAAAACGCAACTGTCTGGGAGTTCACTCCATACGAGTTTGGTTCTTGGGCGTTTGGTAGCCAATACAAGAGCCCCGGTGCTTTCACCCCTATTGAATATCTCGGTACTTCAGTTAACGATGGCTCACCTAACGGCACTTGTTGGAAGGGCTTTGACCAATTGTC CTTTGTTATGGGAACTTCTGCAACGCTTTTCAACGGTGCCTTCCTCGAGCTTAACGGCACAGACAGCGGTCTTCTTGCCAGTTTAATCACTGCCTTCCTTGCGGAGTTGGGAGAGGACCAAGCTGATATTTCCCGTATTCCAAATACTTTTTCGAATTACAACTCCGGAGAAAACCCCATTTACAACCTCACTTACATCACCCTTGTCGATGCCGGAGAAACCAACCAGAATGTTCCCCTAGAGCCTTTGCTCGTCCCGGCCCGTGTCGTTGACGCGATTGTGGCATTTGACGCATCCTACGATACTGATTATATTTGGCCTAATGGGACTGCTTTGAGGACCACTTACGAGCGAGCCAGGGTTTTAGCTGAGCACGAGAACACCAGGGTGTTGATGCCCGAGGTCCCTAGCATGAATGGCTTTGTCAACGGTGGTTACAACTCAAGGCCTACTTTCTTTGGCTGTAACGATACCACCACTCCTCTGATTATCTACGTACCATCTTATCCCTGGAGCTTTGCTGCCAACACCTCTACT TACCAACTTTCGTACGAGACTGATGAAGCCAACCAAATGTTGCTCAATGGGATGCGCTCTCTCACTCTTAACCATTCTGTCCCCACCTGGCCCACTTGCTTTGCTTGTGCTCTTACCGACCGTTCCTTCATGTACACCTCCGAGAACCGATCCACCACTTGCCAAGAATGCTTCGACACGTGGTGTTGGGCTGGTGACGACAACACCACCCAGCCTGCGAAATATGAGCCCGTGATCAACAGTGTTCCTCCCTGGTTGATCGCTAACAATCTGAGTTTGGGTGTGGCTAATGCTCCTGCGAGCAACGAGTCTACTCCTGGCACAGCTTCCAGTGATGCAGCGAAGATAGGTGTGAGCGTGGGTATTGTTGCGCTGGCTGCTGGTTTGGGCTTAATGTTTTAA
- a CDS encoding delayed-type hypersensitivity antigen translates to MCASTPAAYYTSYLLRLSTLTPRYGCVCGDETVVSGVPTLCGLGQFYAYSRSAAAAASALPKRKRAHERILAQKRSEMIKERNWECPTGMQACNIAGVANSWEVGIQAYRKAMTGIRS, encoded by the coding sequence ATGTGCGCCAGTACCCCGGCGGCTTACTACACGTCCTATCTCTTGAGACTCTCGACCCTCACTCCTCGTTACGGTTGTGTTTGCGGTGACGAGACTGTCGTCTCTGGTGTTCCTACCCTCTGTGGTCTCGGCCAATTCTATGCTTACAGTCGCTCTGCTGCGGCGGCCGCTAGCGCCCTTCCCAAGAGGAAGCGAGCTCACGAGAGAATCCTTGCTCAGAAGAGGTCTGAGATGATCAAGGAGAGGAACTGGGAATGCCCTACCGGTATGCAAGCTTGTAACATCGCCGGCGTGGCCAACTCTTGGGAAGTGGGTATTCAGGCTTATCGTAAGGCTATGACAGGAATTAGAAGCTGA
- a CDS encoding glucose oxidase, with protein sequence MLALLPLLPLLSLVLPQVSAGARPSSLPHNLHHPYRRSLKRSITSDASSINGESFDFVIAGGGVAGLTLAARLSEWSNVTVLCIEAGGDGSNYEDQIDIPGYSYLHSLTGTSYDWAYNTVPQADALDLTKYWPRGKGLGGSGAINGLFWGRASSVEYDAWATLNPNGNETWDWQEVDKYIKKAENLTVPSADIQEKFGMVLNTSAHGDSGPIQVGFSEYIFDEVAKWIPAWETLGLSGKDLAGGSTHGAMISTSTINMQNQTRSDSKAGYIDPLPPRSNLVILTNQQVTSVIFNGSTDASGNIIASGVTFQADASSASYSVQANKEVLLAGGVIGSPQILQLSGIGPKSLLSNLAIDTKIDLPVGYNLQDHVSYSMYWSTPQGTFTWNNLSASSTLQSEQLAQYKSNFTGMWTYVNEAVGYPSMSDIMQSSSSASTYASTVSSAIDTLVTNVTSWLNLPDNVATGLKSQYQIQQEWLNEEIGQLEIVLTLLGNGGNEIGIQVALQHPFSRGTIFINSTDPFTQPNINPDYFGVGYDIDIMAYGSDFARRLAAASPLSEVLITETAPGPTVTGDSLATYTKQKCGTEYHPLGTCSMLPKDSGGVVDTTLTVYGTSNLRVVDVSIAPLQLSAHLMATTYGIAEKGADIIKKKYWYVEPVTSSAAATATASTEATTAAIGDATDTAVTNISQNNAESGSALSSGAKIGIGVGVGVGAAAILAGLLLFFLLRKRNQKQDEKGWYHDRQAGWNPDAAGAYKEPGPAYPMADFDSHDSYASPTPAFIGNHSRNQSINTIATADLASRTPIRNSSSFSYAAGGLDVARAASPYRDDMSEDGNGQGHVYQGPGAPAGPQATRAQQRYHPVNIR encoded by the exons ATGCTCGCACTTCTCCCATTGCTCCCCTTGCTCTCCTTAGTGCTTCCTCAGGTGTCTGCCGGCGCTCGACCAAGCAGCCTTCCCCATAatcttcaccatccctATCGCCGTTCCCTTAAGCGATCCATCACCTCAGACGCGTCCTCTATCAATGGCGAATCTTTCGACTTCGTGAttgctggtggtggtgttgCTGGCTTGACTCTTGCAGCAAGATTGAGTGAATGGAGTAACGTAACCGTTTTATGTATCGAAGCCGGTGGAGACGGCTCTAACTACGAGGATCAAATTGATATCCCTG GTTACTCTTATCTCCACTCTCTCACAGGTACTTCGTATGACTGGGCCTACAATACTGTTCCACAGGCAGATGCTCTCGATCTCACGAAGTATTGGCCTAGGGGAAAAGGTTTGGGTGGTTCAGGTGCCATAAACGGTTTGTTCTggggaagagcaagttCTGTCGAGTATGATGCTTGGGCTA CTTTAAATCCTAATGGCAACGAGACATGGGACTGGCAAGAAGTCGACAAGTACATCAAGAAA GCCGAGAATCTCACCGTTCCTTCTGCGGATATTCAGGAGAAGTTTGGTATGGTTCTCAACACATCTGCTCACGGCGACAGTGGACCCATTCAAGTCGGTTTTTCCGAGTATATCTTCGACGAGGTGGCAAAGTGGATTCCCGCCTGGGAAACTCTCGGATTATCTGGGAAAGATCTCGCCGGCGGCTCTACTCACGGTGCCATGATTTCAActtccaccatcaacaTGCAGAACCAGACGCGATCCGATTCCAAGGCCGGTTACATCgaccctcttcccccaagGTCCAACCTTGTGATTTTAACTAACCAACAGGTCACAAGTGTTATATTCAATGGAAGCACAGACGCCAGTGGAAACATCATCGCAAGTGGAGTTACTTTTCAAGCGGACGCCAGCTCGGCCAGCTACTCCGTTCAGGCCAATAAGGAAGTACTTCTGGC TGGTGGAGTTATTGGCTCACCCCAGATCCTCCAGCTCTCGGGTATTGGGCCCAAAAGTCTCTTGTCTAATCTTGCCATCGACACTAAAATTGACTTGCCCGTTGGTTATAACCTCCAAGATCACGTTTCGTACTCTATGTATTGGTCCACTCC TCAAGGTACCTTTACATGGAACAATCTGAGTGCGTCCAGCACGCTTCAGAGTGAGCAGTTGGCTCAATACAAGTCAAATTTCACCGGCATGTGGACTTACGTCAATGAAGCTGTTGGGT ACCCCTCCATGTCGGATATCATGCAGTCCAGCTCGTCAGCGTCTACCTACGCTTCGACTGTATCCTCTGCTATCGACACCCTGGTCACGAACGTCACTTCCTGGCTCAATCTTCCGGACAACGTTGCTACGGGCCTCAAGTCCCAGTACCAGATCCAGCAAGAGTGGCTTAATGAGGAGATCGGCCAGCTCGAAATTGTTCTTACCCTGCTTGGTAATGGTGGTAACGAAATTGGTATTCAAGTCGCTTTGCAACACCCCTTCTCTCGAGGCACCATTTTCATCAACTCTACCGATCCTTTCACCCAGCCGAATATCAATCCAGACTACTTTGGTGTTGGTTACGACATTGATATCATGGCCTATGGCTCTGACTTCGCTAGGCGTTTGGCTGCTGCGAGTCCTTTGTCCGAAGTCTTGATTACCGAGACCGCTCCCGGACCCACTGTTACCGGTGACTCTCTTGCTACCTACACAAAGCAGAAATGTGGAACTGAGTACCACCCTCTTGGCACTTGTTCCATGCTTCCCAAAGATAGCGGTGGTGTCGTTGACACTACTCTTACCGTCTATGGTACCAGTAACTTAAGAGTCGTTGACGTTTCTATTGCTCCCTTGCAGCTCTCCGCGCATTTGATGGCCACTACGTATGGTATTGCCGAAAAAGGTGCTGACATTATTAAAAAGAAATATTGGTATGTTGAGCCTGTCACCAGCTCGGCTGCAGCAACGGCTACCGCCTCGACTGAAGCCACGACGGCTGCTATAGGCGACGCCACCGACACTGCTGTCACCAACATCAGTCAGAACAATGCGGAGTCTGGTAGTGCCTTGAGCTCAGGTGCTAAAATTGGTATCGGAGTtggtgttggtgttggCGCCGCTGCTATTCTCGCCGGTCTGTTGTTATTCTTcttgttgaggaagagaaaccAGAAGCAGGACGAAAAAGGATGGTACCATGATAGACAAGCAGGATGGAACCCGGATGCTGCAGGTG CTTACAAGGAGCCTGGGCCTGCCTACCCTATGGCTGATTTCGACTCCCACGATTCTTATGCTTCCCCCACACCTGCTTTCATTGGAAACCACTCTCGCAACCAATCCATAAATACTATCGCCACGGCGGATCTTGCGTCTCGCACGCCCATACgcaactcttcttccttctcttaCGCTGCTGGTGGCCTTGATGTCGCGCGGGCTGCTAGCCCGTACAGAGATGATATGAGCGAAGACGGAAATGGACAAGGGCATGTGTATCAGGGTCCTGGAGCACCCGCTGGTCCGCAAGCAACAAGGGCCCAGCAAAGGTATCACCCTGTTAACATTAGATAA